The Malus domestica chromosome 10, GDT2T_hap1 genome contains a region encoding:
- the LOC103446347 gene encoding sodium/calcium exchanger NCL2-like isoform X1, translating to MSRPALFIIFLVLQLVHLGSGRIVRDSSLISDGINDETSQSSIVEALNLKADSVTCESIYGFLPCATSVWGFLFLIIVYEVLLSLADHYVSRGSEIFFELFGTGIFGASAFHLLGLIPQVGVVLVTGITATTETAEEMAKMNMSMLAGSTIMILTLIWGSVVAFGSSDLSDSQTSSNSENKNPFSLTGSGVRTDVETQDTARIMMLSLIPYLVLQLAKILTSTTAVRVVILISLLIASAILATYIIYQFFQPWIQSRRLEYLMRKYIPKILPSLLTVDGNANESSIKELFHRIDKNHNTYISADELRALILGIQIEEIGLDDDDYAEEVMKQFDLSGDAQIAETEFVNGISKWINPDKTPANGKGNEHRSLFRRNHSKKNKSFIWVIKLHLQNETSMEDQQTPLISKKKKTRGADTSWMNLLKAAFLIILGTAITVFLSMPLMVSLQEFSTAASIPSFTTSYVVIPLATNYRLALMSVSSAKEKTENAISLTLSEIYNAAFMNNIVGLIIFLALVYIRNLSWDVAAEVLVVLIISIAVGLSASFSRKFPFWTSILAYILYPISLLLVYVLTIVIGWS from the exons ATGTCAAGACCAGCtttgttcatcatttttctggtCCTCCAACTAGTCCATTTAGGAAGCGGCCGGATTGTTAGAGACTCCAGTCTTATATCCGATGGAATAAACGACGAAACAAGCCAATCTTCGATCGTCGAAGCGCTGAATCTTAAAGCAGATTCTGTGACTTGTGAATCAATTTATGGCTTCTTGCCTTGTGCAACTTCAGTTTGgggttttctttttctgatAATCGTCTACGAGGTCTTGCTCTCCCTCGCAGATCATTACGTTTCAAGAGGATCTGAAATCTTCTTTGAATTGTTTGGGACTGGTATCTTTGGTGCTAGTGCTTTCCACCTGCTTGGCTTGATTCCACAAGTTGGAGTGGTTCTTG TAACTGGAATTACAGCAACTACAGAAACTGCGGAGGAAATGGCAAAAATGAACATGAGCATGCTTGCAGGATCAACAATCATGATTCTTACCCTAATTTGGGGTTCTGTTGTTGCTTTCGGTAGCTCCGACCTCTCGGATTCTCAAACTTCATCAAATTCAGAAAATAAGAACCCCTTCAGTTTAACTG GTTCCGGTGTAAGAACTGATGTCGAAACCCAAGATACAGCAAGAATCATGATGCTCTCGTTGATTCCATATCTCGTTCTTCAACTGGCAAAAATCTTGACTTCAACCACAGCGGTTCGAGTTGTGATCTTAATTTCTCTACTGATTGCATCTGCAATCCTTGCCACTTACATCATCTACCAG TTCTTTCAACCATGGATTCAGAGCAGAAGGCTTGAATATTTGATGCGTAAATACATACCGAAGATACTGCCGAGTCTTCTGACAGTAGACGGAAACGCTAATGAATCCAGTATAAAAGA GCTGTTCCATAGAATAGACAAGAATCATAACACATACATATCAGCAGATGAACTTAGAGCATTGATCCTAGGAATACAAATAGAAGAAATAGGTCTGGATGATGATGATTATGCAGAAGAAGTGATGAAGCAATTTGATCTCTCTGGCGACGCTCAAATAGCTGAGACGGAGTTTGTGAATGGAATCTCAAAATGGATTAATCCAGATAAGACCCCTGCCAACGGTAAAGGTAATGAACATAGATCGCTTTTCAGAAGAAATCATTCCAAG AAAAACAAGAGTTTCATCTGGGTCATTAAACTGCACTTGCAGAATGAGACATCTATGGAAGATCAGCAGACACCGCTGATCTCTAAGAAAAAGAAGACTAGGGGTGCTGATACATCGTGGATGAATCTCCTGAAGGCTGCTTTTCTAATTATTCTAGGAACTGCCATAACGGTTTTTCTTTCAATGCCCCTCATGGTAAGTCTCCAAGAGTTTTCCACTGCTGCAAGCATCCCTTCTTTCACGACCTCGTATGTTGTGATACCCTTGGCTACAAATTACAGACTGGCGCTAATGTCTGTATCGTCTGCCAAAGAAAAGACGGAGAATGCCATCTCTTTAACACTGTCTGAG ATTTACAACGCGGCATTCATGAACAATATTGTGGGGTTGATCATATTTTTGGCTCTTGTTTATATACGCAATTTATCATGGGATGTCGCTGCTGAAGTTTTAGTTGTTTTAATTATTTCGATAGCGGTTGGTCTTTCTGCAAGCTTCAGCAGAAAGTTCCCATTTTGGACAAGCATTCTAGCATACATTCTGTACCCCATATCACTGCTGCTGGTTTATGTTCTTACCATTGTTATCGGATGGTCTTAA
- the LOC103446347 gene encoding sodium/calcium exchanger NCL2-like isoform X3: MSRPALFIIFLVLQLVHLGSGRIVRDSSLISDGINDETSQSSIVEALNLKADSVTCESIYGFLPCATSVWGFLFLIIVYEVLLSLADHYVSRGSEIFFELFGTGIFGASAFHLLGLIPQVGVVLVTGITATTETAEEMAKMNMSMLAGSTIMILTLIWGSVVAFGSSDLSDSQTSSNSENKNPFSLTGSGVRTDVETQDTARIMMLSLIPYLVLQLAKILTSTTAVRVVILISLLIASAILATYIIYQFFQPWIQSRRLEYLMRKYIPKILPSLLTVDGNANESSIKELFHRIDKNHNTYISADELRALILGIQIEEIGLDDDDYAEEVMKQFDLSGDAQIAETEFVNGISKWINPDKTPANGKGNEHRSLFRRNHSKKNKSFIWVIKLHLQNETSMEDQQTPLISKKKKTRGADTSWMNLLKAAFLIILGTAITVFLSMPLMTGANVCIVCQRKDGECHLFNTV; encoded by the exons ATGTCAAGACCAGCtttgttcatcatttttctggtCCTCCAACTAGTCCATTTAGGAAGCGGCCGGATTGTTAGAGACTCCAGTCTTATATCCGATGGAATAAACGACGAAACAAGCCAATCTTCGATCGTCGAAGCGCTGAATCTTAAAGCAGATTCTGTGACTTGTGAATCAATTTATGGCTTCTTGCCTTGTGCAACTTCAGTTTGgggttttctttttctgatAATCGTCTACGAGGTCTTGCTCTCCCTCGCAGATCATTACGTTTCAAGAGGATCTGAAATCTTCTTTGAATTGTTTGGGACTGGTATCTTTGGTGCTAGTGCTTTCCACCTGCTTGGCTTGATTCCACAAGTTGGAGTGGTTCTTG TAACTGGAATTACAGCAACTACAGAAACTGCGGAGGAAATGGCAAAAATGAACATGAGCATGCTTGCAGGATCAACAATCATGATTCTTACCCTAATTTGGGGTTCTGTTGTTGCTTTCGGTAGCTCCGACCTCTCGGATTCTCAAACTTCATCAAATTCAGAAAATAAGAACCCCTTCAGTTTAACTG GTTCCGGTGTAAGAACTGATGTCGAAACCCAAGATACAGCAAGAATCATGATGCTCTCGTTGATTCCATATCTCGTTCTTCAACTGGCAAAAATCTTGACTTCAACCACAGCGGTTCGAGTTGTGATCTTAATTTCTCTACTGATTGCATCTGCAATCCTTGCCACTTACATCATCTACCAG TTCTTTCAACCATGGATTCAGAGCAGAAGGCTTGAATATTTGATGCGTAAATACATACCGAAGATACTGCCGAGTCTTCTGACAGTAGACGGAAACGCTAATGAATCCAGTATAAAAGA GCTGTTCCATAGAATAGACAAGAATCATAACACATACATATCAGCAGATGAACTTAGAGCATTGATCCTAGGAATACAAATAGAAGAAATAGGTCTGGATGATGATGATTATGCAGAAGAAGTGATGAAGCAATTTGATCTCTCTGGCGACGCTCAAATAGCTGAGACGGAGTTTGTGAATGGAATCTCAAAATGGATTAATCCAGATAAGACCCCTGCCAACGGTAAAGGTAATGAACATAGATCGCTTTTCAGAAGAAATCATTCCAAG AAAAACAAGAGTTTCATCTGGGTCATTAAACTGCACTTGCAGAATGAGACATCTATGGAAGATCAGCAGACACCGCTGATCTCTAAGAAAAAGAAGACTAGGGGTGCTGATACATCGTGGATGAATCTCCTGAAGGCTGCTTTTCTAATTATTCTAGGAACTGCCATAACGGTTTTTCTTTCAATGCCCCTCATG ACTGGCGCTAATGTCTGTATCGTCTGCCAAAGAAAAGACGGAGAATGCCATCTCTTTAACACTGTCTGA
- the LOC103446347 gene encoding sodium/calcium exchanger NCL2-like isoform X2 — protein MSRPALFIIFLVLQLVHLGSGRIVRDSSLISDGINDETSQSSIVEALNLKADSVTCESIYGFLPCATSVWGFLFLIIVYEVLLSLADHYVSRGSEIFFELFGTGIFGASAFHLLGLIPQVGVVLVTGITATTETAEEMAKMNMSMLAGSTIMILTLIWGSVVAFGSSDLSDSQTSSNSENKNPFSLTGSGVRTDVETQDTARIMMLSLIPYLVLQLAKILTSTTAVRVVILISLLIASAILATYIIYQFFQPWIQSRRLEYLMRKYIPKILPSLLTVDGNANESSIKELFHRIDKNHNTYISADELRALILGIQIEEIGLDDDDYAEEVMKQFDLSGDAQIAETEFVNGISKWINPDKTPANGKGNEHRSLFRRNHSKNETSMEDQQTPLISKKKKTRGADTSWMNLLKAAFLIILGTAITVFLSMPLMVSLQEFSTAASIPSFTTSYVVIPLATNYRLALMSVSSAKEKTENAISLTLSEIYNAAFMNNIVGLIIFLALVYIRNLSWDVAAEVLVVLIISIAVGLSASFSRKFPFWTSILAYILYPISLLLVYVLTIVIGWS, from the exons ATGTCAAGACCAGCtttgttcatcatttttctggtCCTCCAACTAGTCCATTTAGGAAGCGGCCGGATTGTTAGAGACTCCAGTCTTATATCCGATGGAATAAACGACGAAACAAGCCAATCTTCGATCGTCGAAGCGCTGAATCTTAAAGCAGATTCTGTGACTTGTGAATCAATTTATGGCTTCTTGCCTTGTGCAACTTCAGTTTGgggttttctttttctgatAATCGTCTACGAGGTCTTGCTCTCCCTCGCAGATCATTACGTTTCAAGAGGATCTGAAATCTTCTTTGAATTGTTTGGGACTGGTATCTTTGGTGCTAGTGCTTTCCACCTGCTTGGCTTGATTCCACAAGTTGGAGTGGTTCTTG TAACTGGAATTACAGCAACTACAGAAACTGCGGAGGAAATGGCAAAAATGAACATGAGCATGCTTGCAGGATCAACAATCATGATTCTTACCCTAATTTGGGGTTCTGTTGTTGCTTTCGGTAGCTCCGACCTCTCGGATTCTCAAACTTCATCAAATTCAGAAAATAAGAACCCCTTCAGTTTAACTG GTTCCGGTGTAAGAACTGATGTCGAAACCCAAGATACAGCAAGAATCATGATGCTCTCGTTGATTCCATATCTCGTTCTTCAACTGGCAAAAATCTTGACTTCAACCACAGCGGTTCGAGTTGTGATCTTAATTTCTCTACTGATTGCATCTGCAATCCTTGCCACTTACATCATCTACCAG TTCTTTCAACCATGGATTCAGAGCAGAAGGCTTGAATATTTGATGCGTAAATACATACCGAAGATACTGCCGAGTCTTCTGACAGTAGACGGAAACGCTAATGAATCCAGTATAAAAGA GCTGTTCCATAGAATAGACAAGAATCATAACACATACATATCAGCAGATGAACTTAGAGCATTGATCCTAGGAATACAAATAGAAGAAATAGGTCTGGATGATGATGATTATGCAGAAGAAGTGATGAAGCAATTTGATCTCTCTGGCGACGCTCAAATAGCTGAGACGGAGTTTGTGAATGGAATCTCAAAATGGATTAATCCAGATAAGACCCCTGCCAACGGTAAAGGTAATGAACATAGATCGCTTTTCAGAAGAAATCATTCCAAG AATGAGACATCTATGGAAGATCAGCAGACACCGCTGATCTCTAAGAAAAAGAAGACTAGGGGTGCTGATACATCGTGGATGAATCTCCTGAAGGCTGCTTTTCTAATTATTCTAGGAACTGCCATAACGGTTTTTCTTTCAATGCCCCTCATGGTAAGTCTCCAAGAGTTTTCCACTGCTGCAAGCATCCCTTCTTTCACGACCTCGTATGTTGTGATACCCTTGGCTACAAATTACAGACTGGCGCTAATGTCTGTATCGTCTGCCAAAGAAAAGACGGAGAATGCCATCTCTTTAACACTGTCTGAG ATTTACAACGCGGCATTCATGAACAATATTGTGGGGTTGATCATATTTTTGGCTCTTGTTTATATACGCAATTTATCATGGGATGTCGCTGCTGAAGTTTTAGTTGTTTTAATTATTTCGATAGCGGTTGGTCTTTCTGCAAGCTTCAGCAGAAAGTTCCCATTTTGGACAAGCATTCTAGCATACATTCTGTACCCCATATCACTGCTGCTGGTTTATGTTCTTACCATTGTTATCGGATGGTCTTAA